A single region of the Lysinibacillus sp. B2A1 genome encodes:
- a CDS encoding transcriptional regulator: MIERQQHILQFIREHKVVKLVTLTKEFNVSMETIRRDIQQLVQEKKIEKFYGGVKYIEPVEGVIDQRLHEQLPEKIAIAKACASFVQDGDCIFIDSGTTTYQMTPFLLEKEKLTVITNSLPVAFELIGSKIEIIIIGGKIRHSEKSVTSNEFLFRFDHLNINKAFICASGVSIEKGISDFNLEEAITRKQIVSISQTVFIATDSSKFNKDVAIQVCPLQEIDTIITDSALSKETIKHFTKEGVQIKLVQSDK; this comes from the coding sequence ATGATTGAAAGGCAACAACATATTTTGCAGTTTATACGGGAGCATAAGGTTGTGAAATTAGTAACACTCACAAAAGAGTTTAATGTTTCAATGGAAACAATCCGTCGTGATATCCAACAACTTGTACAAGAGAAAAAAATTGAGAAGTTTTATGGAGGTGTAAAATACATTGAGCCAGTCGAGGGCGTTATTGATCAACGACTTCATGAACAGCTACCAGAAAAAATTGCTATTGCAAAAGCCTGTGCATCCTTCGTGCAGGATGGGGATTGTATTTTTATAGATAGTGGAACAACTACATATCAAATGACTCCATTCCTATTAGAAAAAGAGAAATTAACAGTCATTACAAATTCACTGCCTGTAGCCTTTGAGCTGATTGGTTCTAAAATAGAAATAATTATTATCGGTGGGAAAATTCGACACTCCGAGAAATCTGTAACATCTAACGAATTCCTTTTCCGCTTTGATCATCTTAATATTAATAAAGCCTTTATTTGTGCAAGTGGCGTTTCCATTGAAAAGGGTATTTCTGATTTTAATTTAGAGGAGGCCATTACGAGAAAACAAATCGTTTCTATCTCTCAAACTGTTTTTATTGCAACTGACTCATCAAAATTTAATAAGGATGTTGCTATCCAAGTCTGTCCACTCCAAGAAATAGATACGATTATTACTGATAGTGCATTGTCTAAAGAAACTATCAAGCATTTTACAAAAGAAGGTGTACAGATAAAACTCGTTCAATCAGATAAATAA
- a CDS encoding ABC transporter ATP-binding protein, with protein sequence MLELKNISKSYKNKKVLVDINVTIESGEIISLLGPSGCGKTTLLNIILGLAEQTAGQLIYNGQDISKQSMQERGFNIVFQDFALFPHLNAYDNIVYGLKNKNVQMSKEEVQEYIDFLELTPHLHKKIHELSGGQKQRVSIARTLVMQPKILLLDEPLSALDGVIKESIKERIKLIAREFNLTIIIVTHDPEEALTLSDKVLIINEGTVAQFGTPHEIVTAPNNQFIEDFILRQLHIKRHNIYRLFGETYA encoded by the coding sequence TTGTTAGAACTAAAAAATATCTCAAAAAGCTATAAAAATAAGAAAGTTTTAGTAGATATCAATGTAACCATCGAATCAGGCGAAATCATTTCGTTATTAGGGCCAAGTGGTTGCGGTAAAACTACTTTACTCAATATCATTTTAGGACTTGCAGAGCAAACAGCTGGTCAACTTATCTACAATGGACAAGATATATCGAAGCAATCCATGCAAGAAAGAGGATTTAATATTGTTTTTCAGGATTTTGCGTTATTTCCTCATTTAAATGCATACGACAATATAGTCTATGGATTGAAAAATAAAAACGTACAAATGTCCAAGGAGGAGGTACAAGAATATATTGATTTTCTAGAGTTAACACCGCATTTACACAAAAAGATTCATGAATTGTCAGGTGGTCAAAAACAACGGGTTTCTATTGCAAGAACACTTGTTATGCAGCCGAAAATTCTATTGTTAGATGAGCCATTAAGTGCTCTAGATGGTGTCATTAAGGAATCCATCAAAGAGCGTATTAAATTAATCGCTCGTGAATTTAATTTGACGATTATTATTGTGACACATGATCCAGAAGAAGCACTAACTCTTTCAGATAAAGTTTTGATTATTAATGAAGGGACAGTTGCTCAATTTGGAACACCACATGAAATCGTAACAGCACCCAACAATCAATTTATTGAAGATTTTATTTTAAGACAGCTTCATATTAAGCGACACAATATCTATCGATTATTTGGAGAAACATATGCTTAA
- a CDS encoding Cof-type HAD-IIB family hydrolase, with protein MKKILFFDVDGTLYNSKKLLPASAKEALFEARRRGYEIAIATGRAPFMIESLLEELDIDTYVTFNGQYVVYKGEVVYTNGIEKDELTKIIAFGEARNEPVVFLDDKRMIASVGNNHMVAESLNTLKYPYPELDSSYYMQNDVYQTLIFMEEKDESLYCETFPNVQFVRWHRYSCDILPSGGSKAAGIEKVLERMGISFENAVAFGDGINDMEMLQAVGTSVAMGNGHEKVKAIATHIADHVNNDGLAKIMRKLAII; from the coding sequence ATGAAAAAAATTTTATTTTTTGATGTAGATGGAACCCTTTATAATAGTAAAAAATTATTACCAGCATCCGCTAAAGAAGCGTTATTTGAAGCGCGTCGCCGTGGCTATGAAATAGCCATTGCGACAGGTCGTGCACCGTTCATGATTGAATCTTTGCTAGAGGAGTTGGATATTGATACATACGTTACCTTTAATGGGCAATATGTTGTTTACAAAGGTGAGGTTGTCTATACAAATGGTATTGAAAAAGACGAGCTTACTAAAATTATTGCTTTTGGCGAGGCACGAAACGAACCAGTAGTTTTTTTAGATGATAAACGCATGATAGCGTCTGTTGGTAATAATCATATGGTGGCGGAATCTTTAAATACTTTGAAATATCCATATCCAGAATTAGACTCATCTTATTATATGCAGAATGATGTCTATCAAACACTAATATTTATGGAAGAAAAAGATGAATCTTTATACTGTGAGACATTTCCAAATGTGCAATTTGTCCGTTGGCATCGTTATTCTTGTGATATTTTACCAAGTGGAGGCTCTAAGGCTGCTGGTATTGAAAAAGTTCTAGAGCGAATGGGCATTTCATTTGAGAATGCTGTAGCTTTTGGAGATGGAATTAATGATATGGAAATGCTTCAAGCTGTGGGTACAAGTGTGGCAATGGGAAATGGACATGAAAAGGTAAAGGCGATTGCTACACATATAGCTGATCATGTGAATAATGATGGCTTGGCAAAAATAATGCGTAAGCTAGCCATTATTTAA
- a CDS encoding iron ABC transporter permease codes for MLKTNKMMKIIFLPILLFFLIFLIVPLLYMFWQSFKIGNVITIQNYLDALQNIDIRESFLNSFKVSFVASVITTILAFLLAYAVHFTTMHRQTKKLVQIGITLPMLLPTITYGFVLIYTFGNQGILTKLIGQPLFTIYGYNGLVIGYVLYTLPVAFILMQNSMQYIDKRFLLVSMLMHDHSLRRFYHTVFRPMMGTIGGAFILTFILSFTDFGIPASVGGNYRVIATELYQAMLGSIVHFERGAVISVLMLVPAVLGVVMLTILERFNFQYKQAGQSELVKHRLRDGVFTTYSIVCVVVVFIIFSTMFIVPFTKGYPYDFSFTLEHVQNVLAEKDLTKVYVNSLIVAVVTAVLGVVITFMSALLNARTPLKGRKSLDFVSMITNTVPGMVLGLSYLFFFNGSSLKGTFLIIIACNIVHFFTTPYLMAKNSLQKMDPTWEVTAELLKDSWLKTVIRIILPNIRPTIYQMFSYFFLNAMVTVSGVIFLVSTKTMLVSTRIKELQHFAKYTDIFVLSIFILCTNLIVKLGCDYITTHKEKVKEISK; via the coding sequence ATGCTTAAAACGAATAAAATGATGAAAATAATTTTTCTGCCGATTCTATTATTTTTTCTAATCTTTTTAATTGTGCCATTGCTTTATATGTTTTGGCAGTCTTTCAAAATTGGAAACGTTATTACCATTCAAAATTATCTAGATGCTTTACAAAATATAGATATCCGTGAATCTTTCTTAAATAGCTTTAAAGTTTCCTTTGTTGCATCGGTAATCACGACCATTTTAGCTTTTTTATTGGCCTATGCGGTTCATTTTACGACAATGCATCGCCAGACGAAAAAGCTAGTACAAATAGGAATTACGTTGCCAATGCTGCTACCGACCATTACCTATGGATTTGTGCTGATTTATACATTTGGAAATCAAGGAATTCTTACAAAATTAATCGGACAACCTCTATTTACAATTTATGGGTACAATGGCTTGGTCATAGGTTATGTATTATACACATTACCGGTCGCTTTTATTTTAATGCAAAATTCCATGCAATATATAGATAAACGATTTTTGCTAGTTTCCATGTTGATGCATGATCATTCACTACGTCGCTTTTATCACACTGTATTTCGTCCGATGATGGGGACGATTGGTGGGGCTTTTATTTTAACATTTATTTTAAGCTTTACAGACTTCGGGATTCCTGCATCAGTTGGTGGAAATTATCGAGTGATTGCAACTGAACTCTATCAAGCAATGTTAGGTTCTATCGTGCATTTTGAGCGTGGAGCGGTTATCTCAGTATTAATGCTAGTACCTGCTGTGCTTGGCGTTGTTATGTTAACGATTTTAGAGCGCTTTAATTTTCAATATAAACAAGCTGGGCAAAGTGAACTTGTAAAGCACCGTCTCCGTGACGGGGTGTTTACTACTTATTCAATTGTCTGTGTAGTAGTAGTATTTATCATTTTTTCAACAATGTTTATTGTTCCTTTTACAAAGGGCTATCCATATGATTTCAGCTTTACGTTAGAGCATGTTCAAAATGTACTGGCGGAGAAAGATTTAACAAAGGTATATGTCAATTCACTAATCGTAGCGGTAGTAACAGCTGTTTTAGGTGTAGTCATTACTTTTATGTCGGCACTTCTCAATGCGAGGACACCACTGAAAGGAAGAAAAAGCTTAGATTTCGTTTCCATGATTACGAACACAGTGCCAGGAATGGTGCTTGGTCTATCGTACCTGTTTTTCTTTAATGGAAGTTCTTTAAAAGGGACATTCCTCATTATTATTGCGTGTAATATTGTGCATTTCTTTACAACACCTTATTTAATGGCAAAAAATTCATTGCAAAAGATGGACCCTACCTGGGAGGTGACTGCAGAGCTATTAAAGGATTCCTGGTTAAAAACCGTTATTCGTATCATATTACCGAATATTAGACCAACTATTTATCAGATGTTTAGCTACTTTTTTTTAAATGCGATGGTCACTGTCAGTGGCGTTATATTCCTTGTCAGTACAAAGACAATGCTTGTATCGACACGGATAAAAGAGTTACAGCATTTCGCAAAATATACCGATATTTTTGTACTATCAATATTTATTTTATGTACAAACCTCATTGTGAAATTAGGTTGTGATTATATAACAACACATAAAGAAAAAGTGAAGGAGATATCAAAATGA
- a CDS encoding ABC transporter substrate-binding protein encodes MKKSTCMMLGTVSAAVVVLAACGGAEADSKDQVIIYSNADDEAIEVIESTLDDKGYKGKYLIQSFGTSELGGKMMAEGTDIEADVVTMASYFIESAQTSKSMFVDISSDLKPVDGGVMYALPILGNVGSIFINMDVLQQKGLAVPKTIKDLTDPAYKDLVSFPNIMDSSTGWLLVQAIIKEYGEQEGKKVLADLIKNAGPHIESSGSGPIKKVKTGEVAAGFGLRIQAIDAKNEGLPIDYIDPTEGNFTLTESVAVVDKEGDEALAKEIAKVIATEARSGLLEQYPVALYEGEQVKAEHVPTHLKKWDTTLTVDLLEKHQAFFKEAQQ; translated from the coding sequence ATGAAGAAATCAACATGTATGATGCTAGGGACAGTTAGCGCAGCGGTGGTAGTTTTAGCTGCATGTGGAGGAGCGGAAGCAGATTCCAAAGACCAAGTAATTATTTATTCAAATGCTGATGATGAGGCAATTGAGGTAATAGAGTCTACATTAGATGACAAAGGCTATAAAGGAAAGTATTTAATTCAATCGTTTGGTACTTCTGAGCTAGGTGGAAAAATGATGGCTGAAGGGACAGACATTGAAGCAGATGTCGTTACAATGGCTTCTTATTTTATAGAAAGCGCGCAAACTTCCAAATCGATGTTTGTAGATATCTCTTCAGACTTAAAGCCTGTTGATGGTGGTGTTATGTATGCGTTGCCGATTTTAGGAAATGTCGGTTCGATTTTTATTAATATGGATGTTTTACAACAAAAAGGGTTAGCTGTACCAAAAACAATTAAGGATTTGACAGACCCTGCCTATAAGGATTTAGTATCATTTCCAAATATTATGGATTCCTCAACAGGCTGGCTTCTAGTACAAGCCATTATCAAAGAATATGGTGAGCAGGAAGGGAAAAAGGTTTTAGCAGATTTAATTAAAAATGCTGGACCTCATATTGAAAGCTCAGGCTCAGGTCCTATTAAAAAGGTGAAAACAGGTGAAGTAGCGGCTGGCTTTGGCTTACGAATTCAAGCTATTGATGCTAAAAATGAAGGACTGCCAATCGATTATATTGACCCGACAGAAGGAAACTTCACTCTTACAGAATCTGTAGCTGTTGTGGACAAAGAAGGAGATGAAGCACTAGCCAAAGAAATAGCGAAAGTAATTGCTACAGAGGCACGCAGTGGTTTATTAGAGCAATATCCTGTGGCACTTTATGAAGGGGAACAAGTAAAGGCTGAGCATGTTCCAACACACCTTAAAAAATGGGATACAACCTTGACAGTAGATTTATTAGAAAAACATCAAGCATTCTTTAAAGAAGCGCAACAATAA